The Candidatus Hydrogenedentota bacterium sequence CGATTGGAAAATCCCAACTTCACGCAAGAGAATTATACCATAAAGAACGTAAAGTAGACATCAATGTCCATTTTTATTTTCACTTGGGCCGGGCAGGCCGGCTCCTACCGGTAACGCCCAAGGTCCGCGTAGGCCGCGAACAGCGCACGGACATTCTCTGCGGGCGTGTCCGCCTGGATATTGTGGGTCGTGCACAGGATCTCGCCGTCGCCGCGTCCGAACGTGCGCAATCGATGTCGAGGACCGGGGCAATCGCGCAAACGGCGGGATGCGCAGGATTGAGCGGGACAACGAAAAACGTCGGGAATGCTTGGCGCACAAGGGGCCGTTCGTATTATCCCCCGTTGAACGAAAAACACACGCGGATGGAAGGTCGTCTGAAATGCAAGGGTATCCGCTGACTTTGCGTGCATCGCCGTCCGATTTCTTGACACGTTGAAGCGGGGCCGATACAATCACATGAATGGTCTGAACGGATGGGGAGTTGGCCATGAGACGCTTTGAATTCAGCACGTTTCAGGTGGACGACGGCAATCGCGCCGCGTTTGAATTATGCCATGCCGTTTCGGAACTCCAGCCCGTTTCGCCGTTGCCGGTCGTGATTGTGTCGGAACCGGGACGCGGCAAGACCCATTTGTTGTACGCCATCGTAAACGCCTTGCGGGAACGGTCTCCGCGCACGGCGCTGGCGTATATCACCGCGCGCGAATTTCCGGACAAGGCGCGCGCGCTTATCGAGGATCCGACTCCGCTCGAACGCGCCGCGTCGGCTGTCCTGCTGGTGGATCAACTGGAGCGATTCACGGAACGTCTTGTTGACCTTGAAGCGATTGTACGGGCCTTTCTGGATCGCGGCCATTACGTGTTGCTGGCCAGTTGCCTGCCGCCCAACCGTTTGCCGCATTTTCCTCCCGGCCTGCGAAACATGCTGGAGAAAGGGCAGATTGTTTCAATCGGCAATTTGCGGACGCCAACGCCGGCCGCCAAAAGCCCGGAAAACATGCGAATTGTTTCGCCGCCGCAAGATGAAATCCAGCGGTTGCGCGAGGAACTGGCGCGCCTGGAACAAAAAGCCGCCGCGCTCCCTTCCACAACGGAACTCGAGCGCCAGATTGAACGTGAACGCGCCCGCACCAAGGATTTGCAGGAACAGGTCGAATCACAGCGGGCCGCCGAGGAGGAACTGGCACAGCAACTCGGACGCGCCCAGGAGGAACTCCGAACCGTACGCCGCGATCTCGACAAGGCCCGGGAAGAAGCAGGCCGGGTTGCCGCGCTCGAGGATGAAGTGAAGCGCCTCTCGGATCATGCCGCCCATCTGCAATCCGAACAGGAGGCCAACGAGCGGGTGAGGGCGGCCCTCATGGCCCAATTGGCCGAAAAATCGGCCGTCGCCGAGGAATTGCACACCGCCCAAGTGCAGTGCCGAATCATGAGCGAGGAACACGCGGCGGCGGACGCCGATTGGACTCGACGGGCCGAGGCATTGCTGGCCGCCATCGAAGCGTGCAGGGCGCGTTTTTCGATTACCGTCGAAACCGCCGGAGAACGCATCGAACAACTGGAAAAGCGCCTGAATGAAGGCGCCTGACGCAAAGAAACGCGGAACTCCGCCGATCTCGGTTTCCGGAAACGGTTTCCGCCCCAACCAATCATTGCACGAGAGGAGTTTTGATGGAATCGTTTGAAGACCGAGTTATCGGCCTTTTCGATACCTTGCACCCCTTGGACCGAATCGCCCGCGCGGGCTATGTCGTGCGGGGCGTCGCCCACCCCGAATCGGTGGCCGCGCATAGTCATTTCGTGTCGGTCCTGACATTGCTGTTCGTCGAGGAATATCCCGGCATGTTTGATCGCGACAAGGCGCTTGCCATGGCCCTGATCCACGACCTCGCCGAGGCAAAACTGATGGATATTCCCATGCCCTATGCCGACGCATACCTGCACGAGGCAAAAGACATCGCCGAACAAG is a genomic window containing:
- a CDS encoding DnaA/Hda family protein — translated: MRRFEFSTFQVDDGNRAAFELCHAVSELQPVSPLPVVIVSEPGRGKTHLLYAIVNALRERSPRTALAYITAREFPDKARALIEDPTPLERAASAVLLVDQLERFTERLVDLEAIVRAFLDRGHYVLLASCLPPNRLPHFPPGLRNMLEKGQIVSIGNLRTPTPAAKSPENMRIVSPPQDEIQRLREELARLEQKAAALPSTTELERQIERERARTKDLQEQVESQRAAEEELAQQLGRAQEELRTVRRDLDKAREEAGRVAALEDEVKRLSDHAAHLQSEQEANERVRAALMAQLAEKSAVAEELHTAQVQCRIMSEEHAAADADWTRRAEALLAAIEACRARFSITVETAGERIEQLEKRLNEGA
- a CDS encoding HD domain-containing protein; translated protein: MESFEDRVIGLFDTLHPLDRIARAGYVVRGVAHPESVAAHSHFVSVLTLLFVEEYPGMFDRDKALAMALIHDLAEAKLMDIPMPYADAYLHEAKDIAEQAIFEEMFTGFPEKFTRYHRELLDAHTPEARLVRGLDKAQMMLKVLFYERERSGYLEEFWTGPANFRDYGIEPVSRLFNAICTQAGRDRPR